In a single window of the Luteibacter rhizovicinus DSM 16549 genome:
- the ubiH gene encoding 2-octaprenyl-6-methoxyphenyl hydroxylase, whose protein sequence is MTSSEPILIVGGGLVGASLAIALDNAGLPAILVEAAAPRVDDQPSYDERNLALARATVNGLTAIGVWDFAQDRATPITHIHTSRAGDLGSVRMDAAAEGVDALGWTLPARELGAALLRRLDRCRLLTRLAPARVEGIEAVDGGWSVAVSTAGGTRHILTPLLVGADGTQSGIRAQLGIGTREHDYEQALFVSTMTPERDPRGRAFERFTDDGPVAVLPLADRRVGVVLTVAADHAPTVAAMDDAAFAAFAQERFGWRLGRFSRPGKRSPYPIRRVAADHLVAERAVLVGNAAQTVHPIGAQGFNLGLRDALTLAELVSGATDPGAPGLLAEYAARRAKDREGTMIMSHGLVRLACLDQPFLGPLRSLAMLALDRVPPLRHALSRRGMGFRPHAPLAVREKTP, encoded by the coding sequence ATGACTTCTTCCGAACCCATCCTCATCGTCGGCGGCGGCCTGGTCGGAGCCAGCCTCGCCATCGCCCTGGACAACGCGGGATTGCCGGCCATCCTGGTGGAGGCTGCCGCGCCGCGCGTGGACGACCAGCCCAGCTACGACGAGCGCAACCTGGCGCTGGCCCGCGCGACCGTGAACGGCCTCACGGCGATCGGGGTCTGGGACTTCGCGCAGGACCGGGCCACCCCGATCACGCATATCCATACCAGCCGTGCCGGGGACCTCGGCAGTGTGCGCATGGATGCGGCCGCGGAAGGGGTGGACGCCCTGGGCTGGACCCTGCCGGCGCGGGAGCTCGGTGCCGCGCTGCTGCGCCGGCTCGACCGTTGCCGCCTGTTGACCCGCCTCGCGCCCGCGAGGGTCGAGGGCATCGAGGCTGTCGATGGCGGCTGGTCGGTGGCCGTATCGACGGCCGGGGGGACGCGGCACATCCTCACGCCGCTCCTGGTGGGCGCAGACGGAACCCAGTCGGGCATCCGTGCCCAGCTCGGCATCGGCACCCGCGAGCATGACTATGAACAGGCGCTCTTCGTCAGCACGATGACCCCGGAGCGCGACCCGCGCGGCCGTGCGTTCGAGCGTTTCACCGACGATGGCCCGGTGGCGGTCCTGCCCCTGGCCGATCGCCGGGTTGGCGTGGTCCTGACCGTCGCCGCCGATCATGCCCCCACCGTGGCGGCGATGGACGACGCCGCCTTCGCGGCGTTCGCCCAGGAACGCTTCGGCTGGCGTCTCGGCCGCTTCTCGCGCCCCGGCAAGCGCTCGCCGTATCCCATTCGACGCGTCGCAGCCGATCACCTCGTCGCCGAGCGTGCCGTCCTGGTCGGCAATGCGGCGCAGACCGTGCATCCCATCGGCGCGCAAGGCTTCAACCTGGGCCTGCGCGATGCACTCACCCTGGCCGAACTGGTGTCCGGAGCGACCGATCCGGGTGCTCCGGGCCTGCTGGCGGAGTACGCCGCACGACGCGCGAAAGACCGTGAGGGGACGATGATCATGAGCCACGGCCTGGTCCGTCTGGCCTGCCTGGATCAGCCGTTCCTGGGCCCGCTGCGGTCGCTGGCGATGCTCGCCCTCGATCGGGTCCCGCCCCTGCGCCATGCGCTGAGTCGGCGGGGCATGGGCTTCCGGCCCCATGCGCCGCTGGCCGTGCGGGAGAAAACGCCATGA
- a CDS encoding fimbrial protein — protein MNAFITSSLAVALVAIPASPAMAANDGTIEITGRITATTCLVEGKPPGSGAATKAVDFGDISAGNLAAAGQTSGDRGFQIKIGGNDECLDGVLAKIRFDPASPSLDRATGRLNIDAGADAAKNVQIQIANSDGTPINLYTEDSEGATIASNSAVIPLIARYYSTGKAEKGTANSRVGFQVVYQ, from the coding sequence ATGAACGCGTTCATCACCTCGTCACTCGCCGTCGCCCTGGTCGCGATACCTGCTTCGCCCGCCATGGCGGCCAATGACGGGACCATTGAAATCACCGGTCGCATCACGGCCACGACCTGTCTGGTGGAGGGGAAGCCACCTGGTTCGGGAGCCGCCACGAAAGCAGTCGATTTCGGCGACATCAGCGCGGGCAACCTTGCAGCTGCAGGTCAGACCTCCGGCGACCGCGGGTTCCAGATCAAGATCGGCGGCAATGATGAGTGCCTCGATGGCGTGCTGGCGAAGATCCGGTTCGATCCGGCCAGCCCCTCGCTCGACCGGGCGACCGGTCGCCTCAATATCGATGCGGGCGCCGATGCCGCGAAGAACGTGCAGATCCAGATTGCCAATTCGGATGGCACACCGATCAACCTCTACACGGAAGACTCGGAAGGCGCGACGATCGCGTCGAATAGCGCCGTGATACCGCTGATCGCGCGTTACTACAGCACGGGTAAAGCCGAGAAGGGCACCGCGAACTCCCGCGTCGGCTTTCAGGTCGTCTACCAGTGA
- a CDS encoding cob(I)yrinic acid a,c-diamide adenosyltransferase produces the protein MGNRLSKIYTRTGDDGTTGLGDGSRTGKDSLRVTAYGTVDELNSAIGMTMAADGVDEDIREALVQIQHELFDLGGELCIPGMAMVEARDIDRLETVLDAFNADLPALKDFILPGGGMAAASCHLARTICRRAERDVVALGRVEDVRPEAQRYLNRLSDLLFVIARVLARRSGHGEVLWQHERRPRG, from the coding sequence ATGGGCAATCGACTTTCGAAGATCTACACACGAACCGGCGACGATGGCACGACCGGCCTGGGCGATGGCAGCCGCACCGGCAAGGACTCCCTGCGCGTCACGGCTTACGGCACGGTGGACGAACTGAACAGCGCCATTGGCATGACCATGGCTGCCGACGGGGTGGACGAGGACATCCGCGAAGCGCTGGTGCAGATCCAGCACGAGCTCTTCGACCTCGGCGGCGAGTTGTGCATTCCCGGCATGGCCATGGTCGAGGCCCGCGACATCGACCGCCTCGAGACCGTGCTCGACGCCTTCAATGCGGATCTGCCCGCACTGAAGGACTTCATCCTGCCCGGCGGCGGGATGGCGGCGGCGTCCTGCCACCTGGCCCGGACGATTTGCCGACGCGCCGAGCGCGACGTCGTTGCGCTCGGCCGGGTCGAGGATGTCCGTCCCGAAGCGCAGCGTTACCTGAACCGACTGTCCGACCTGCTCTTCGTCATCGCACGCGTTCTCGCCCGTCGCAGCGGTCACGGCGAGGTCCTCTGGCAGCACGAGCGCCGCCCTCGTGGCTGA
- a CDS encoding FAD-dependent oxidoreductase produces MSESWQHEPTRRRGSLLDVAVVGGGMVGAAAALALARAGFSVALIDAREPAAWAAADEVDLRVVGLAPSSVSLLDQLGVWSRIREARASGYERMHVWDAENGAAIHFDAADEGRDVLGYIVENNLVQATLWHALDDAGVRRIVPAEVIAYTMREDRAQLDLADGQVVSARLVVAADGAESPLRAMVGIGTQGRDYAQRAVVAHVETTEPHQRTAWQRFLPSGPLALLPLADGRSSIVWSLPEAEAQCVLALDDDAFRDALGIASDFRLGPVRAVSRRAAFPLRLKLAERYEVGRLVLLGDAAHAVHPLAGQGVNLGLRDVVELRATLVDAREAGRDFAATHVLRRYARRRRSADGLDAWSFDALARIYAWQASPLVTARGIGVRLLDRIGPLKSRLARHAAGL; encoded by the coding sequence ATGAGCGAGTCCTGGCAGCATGAGCCCACGCGTCGTCGCGGCAGCCTGCTCGATGTCGCGGTCGTCGGCGGCGGCATGGTCGGAGCCGCTGCCGCGCTGGCACTGGCGCGTGCCGGTTTCTCCGTCGCCCTGATCGACGCGCGCGAGCCAGCCGCCTGGGCAGCCGCCGACGAAGTGGACCTGCGCGTGGTCGGGCTGGCACCGTCATCGGTGAGCCTGCTCGACCAGCTCGGTGTCTGGTCGCGTATTCGCGAAGCGCGGGCATCCGGCTATGAACGCATGCACGTGTGGGACGCCGAGAACGGCGCCGCCATCCATTTCGACGCGGCCGACGAGGGCCGCGACGTGCTCGGCTACATCGTCGAAAACAATCTCGTCCAGGCAACGCTATGGCATGCACTGGACGACGCCGGCGTACGCCGTATCGTCCCGGCGGAAGTGATCGCCTACACCATGCGTGAAGATCGGGCGCAGCTCGATCTGGCCGATGGCCAGGTCGTCTCGGCGCGGCTCGTCGTCGCCGCGGATGGCGCCGAATCCCCGTTGCGGGCCATGGTGGGCATCGGTACGCAGGGTCGCGACTATGCGCAACGTGCGGTCGTCGCCCACGTCGAGACAACCGAACCCCACCAGCGGACCGCCTGGCAGCGATTCCTGCCCTCCGGACCGTTGGCCCTCCTGCCCTTGGCCGATGGACGCAGCTCGATCGTCTGGTCGTTGCCCGAGGCCGAAGCCCAGTGCGTGCTGGCGCTGGATGATGACGCCTTCCGCGATGCGCTTGGCATCGCCAGCGACTTCAGGCTAGGTCCCGTGCGTGCCGTCAGCCGACGTGCCGCGTTTCCGCTTCGGCTGAAGCTGGCCGAGCGGTACGAGGTAGGACGACTGGTTCTGCTCGGTGACGCGGCGCACGCCGTCCACCCCCTCGCGGGTCAAGGCGTGAACCTCGGTCTGCGCGATGTCGTCGAACTTCGCGCCACCCTGGTCGACGCGCGCGAAGCGGGCAGGGACTTTGCCGCAACGCATGTGCTGCGCCGTTATGCGCGCCGTCGTCGCAGCGCCGACGGTCTGGACGCCTGGTCGTTCGATGCGCTTGCCCGCATCTACGCCTGGCAGGCATCGCCGCTCGTTACCGCCCGTGGCATCGGCGTCCGCCTGCTCGATCGCATCGGCCCACTCAAGAGTCGACTGGCACGCCACGCCGCCGGACTGTAG
- a CDS encoding LPS-assembly protein LptD — protein MTSRNSILPKRRLLATAVAFIVSSAAQAAQAPPTTATPSQGATTQTAPVVTCALGSFFCPSRPLNFNLCRPNAMLGFYEPEITKDTSLRETAVTDVHSGIDDGNVGGVKVESPEPDVYHLTGGVRLERADQVMRADDVTYNSDSTAYDAKGNVRYQEAGMLVSADRMTGTTTPNQADADHVAYQLLQSRGNGIADHAKVMDPQHGRFSMATYSTCDIGNHQWEFRAKTLNLNKDTGVGVARSATIRYKNVPFMYLPVFSFPLDDRRKSGFLYPTFGSNSYSGAYLTLPYYFNLAPNYDATVEPGFYSDRGLMLGGEFRYLLPQSNGSFDLHYMAHDKGPDQDISGTSDRDGSKQRWLLQIANSTNLGDGYHFGANVNRASDNQYFRDFGNDLYSSGVGLLSSSAYVTKGGKYWSAALGADDYQNVDAGLPNYVAPYRRWPRGTFNFNMPVLSWLDAGIDTEIVNFRKEDAAPVSPGVPGQVDGTRLDLAPFVAADFQGASWFVRPRVEFRNTDYRLNTDYQHYNYAERDPSRSLPIANVDAGLIFDKQTSLFGTNYTQTLEPRLYYLYVPYRNQNNLPLFDTSEMSFDFWQLFTNNRFSGADRQMDANNLTAALTTRLLDDHGVERMSASLGQIRYFSDQKVQSPLVAPTNFAGSDYIAQLSMQFNDDWRMNSSYQWNPNRKPSPYLGTDGQPFEQGHETDLATVQIQRRIKGDGIINFSYRYRRNVMEQFDTSVVFPVSERWRALARWVFARRDVLPVTVPGTGTFNTFTFSHRTLDAAVGVEYDSCCVAFRVLGRHYVHDYTRQTANAIMFEMEFKGLGSFNPETGSYLRRAILGYQ, from the coding sequence GTGACGTCACGCAACAGCATCCTGCCTAAACGCCGCCTGCTGGCGACAGCCGTCGCCTTCATCGTCTCGAGTGCCGCCCAGGCTGCCCAGGCGCCGCCTACGACGGCGACACCGTCGCAGGGCGCGACCACCCAGACGGCGCCTGTCGTCACCTGCGCCCTGGGCTCGTTCTTCTGTCCATCCCGGCCGCTGAACTTCAACCTGTGCCGTCCGAACGCCATGCTGGGGTTCTACGAGCCGGAAATCACCAAGGACACGTCGCTGCGGGAAACCGCCGTCACGGACGTGCACTCGGGCATCGACGACGGCAATGTCGGCGGCGTCAAGGTGGAGAGCCCGGAGCCGGACGTCTACCACCTGACCGGCGGTGTCCGCCTCGAGCGCGCCGACCAGGTCATGCGCGCCGACGACGTGACCTACAACTCGGACTCGACGGCTTACGACGCGAAGGGCAACGTGCGCTACCAGGAGGCCGGCATGCTCGTGTCAGCCGACCGCATGACCGGCACCACCACGCCCAATCAGGCCGACGCCGACCACGTCGCCTACCAGCTGCTGCAGTCGCGCGGCAACGGCATCGCCGACCACGCCAAGGTGATGGACCCGCAGCACGGCCGCTTTTCCATGGCCACGTATTCCACCTGCGACATCGGCAACCACCAGTGGGAGTTCCGCGCGAAGACGCTGAACCTGAACAAGGATACCGGCGTCGGCGTGGCGCGGAGCGCGACCATCCGCTACAAGAACGTGCCGTTCATGTACCTGCCCGTGTTCTCCTTCCCGCTGGACGATCGCCGCAAGAGCGGCTTCCTCTATCCGACATTCGGATCGAACAGCTATTCGGGCGCGTACCTCACGCTGCCGTATTACTTCAATCTCGCGCCGAACTACGACGCGACGGTCGAGCCGGGCTTCTACAGCGATCGCGGGCTGATGCTCGGCGGTGAGTTCCGTTACCTGCTGCCGCAATCGAACGGCAGCTTCGACCTGCACTACATGGCCCACGACAAGGGGCCGGACCAGGACATCAGCGGAACGAGCGACCGTGACGGATCCAAGCAGCGCTGGCTGTTGCAGATCGCCAACTCCACCAATCTCGGCGACGGCTATCACTTCGGCGCGAACGTCAACCGCGCCTCGGACAACCAGTACTTCCGTGACTTCGGCAACGATCTCTACTCCTCCGGCGTCGGCCTGCTCTCGTCCAGCGCCTATGTGACCAAGGGCGGCAAGTACTGGAGCGCGGCGCTGGGCGCGGACGATTACCAGAACGTCGATGCTGGCCTGCCGAACTACGTGGCGCCGTATCGCCGCTGGCCGCGTGGCACGTTCAACTTCAACATGCCGGTGCTCAGCTGGCTCGACGCGGGTATCGACACCGAAATCGTGAACTTCCGCAAGGAAGACGCGGCGCCGGTCTCTCCCGGCGTGCCGGGACAGGTCGATGGCACGCGACTCGACCTCGCACCGTTCGTGGCCGCCGATTTCCAGGGCGCCTCCTGGTTCGTCCGTCCGCGCGTCGAATTCCGCAATACGGACTACCGCCTCAACACCGATTATCAGCACTACAACTACGCCGAGCGCGATCCGTCCCGGTCCCTGCCGATCGCCAACGTGGACGCCGGCCTGATCTTCGACAAGCAGACCAGCCTGTTCGGCACCAACTACACCCAGACGCTCGAGCCGCGCCTGTATTACCTGTATGTGCCGTACCGCAACCAGAACAACCTGCCGCTGTTCGATACCAGCGAGATGTCGTTCGACTTCTGGCAGCTGTTCACCAACAACCGCTTCTCCGGCGCCGACCGCCAGATGGACGCGAACAACCTGACAGCCGCCCTGACCACTCGCCTGCTCGACGATCACGGCGTGGAACGCATGTCGGCGAGCCTGGGCCAGATTCGCTACTTCAGCGACCAGAAGGTCCAGTCGCCCCTGGTGGCGCCGACCAACTTCGCCGGCTCGGACTACATCGCGCAGCTGAGCATGCAGTTCAACGACGACTGGCGGATGAACAGCTCCTACCAGTGGAACCCGAACAGGAAGCCGAGCCCCTACCTCGGCACTGACGGCCAGCCGTTCGAGCAGGGCCATGAGACCGATCTGGCCACGGTACAGATCCAGCGCCGCATCAAGGGCGACGGCATCATCAACTTCTCGTACCGCTATCGCCGCAATGTGATGGAACAATTCGACACATCCGTGGTCTTTCCGGTGTCCGAGCGCTGGCGCGCACTGGCGCGATGGGTCTTTGCCCGCCGCGACGTGCTCCCCGTCACCGTGCCCGGCACAGGCACCTTCAATACCTTCACGTTCTCACATCGCACGCTGGATGCGGCCGTGGGCGTCGAGTACGACAGCTGCTGCGTCGCCTTCCGCGTACTCGGCCGCCACTACGTGCACGACTACACCCGGCAGACGGCCAACGCGATCATGTTCGAGATGGAATTCAAGGGCCTGGGCTCGTTCAACCCGGAGACAGGCAGCTATCTGCGGCGTGCTATCCTTGGCTATCAATAA
- a CDS encoding polyprenyl synthetase family protein: MDSIADRTTSLDFAGVRALAADDMKEVDALIRHRLSSDVVLINAIADHIIAGGGKRLRPMLHVLAARAAGYGGQEHAKLAAIIEFIHTSTLLHDDVVDESDMRRGRKTANALWGNAASVLVGDFLYSRSFQLMVELDDMRIMRILADTTNTIAEGEVLQLLNIGNADVDEASYLAVIERKTAVLFAAATELGGVLGGLPENQIAALRRYGMELGYAFQIADDLLDYVSDAETLGKNIGDDLAEGKPTLPLIYAMQSADAEQLKSLRHAIEHGGLDSLDRIVAAIRDSGALERTHDRAVSHANAARAALDEIAASPFRDALAALADYSVERRF, from the coding sequence ATGGATTCCATCGCCGATCGCACCACCTCCCTCGACTTTGCCGGCGTTCGCGCCCTGGCAGCCGACGACATGAAGGAGGTCGACGCACTGATCCGGCACCGACTGTCTTCCGACGTCGTGCTGATCAATGCCATCGCGGACCACATCATCGCCGGTGGGGGCAAACGCCTGCGCCCGATGCTGCATGTACTCGCCGCGCGAGCCGCGGGCTACGGCGGCCAGGAACACGCGAAGCTGGCCGCGATCATCGAGTTCATCCATACCTCGACCCTCCTCCATGACGACGTGGTCGACGAATCCGACATGCGCCGCGGCCGGAAGACGGCAAACGCACTCTGGGGCAATGCGGCCAGCGTGCTGGTCGGCGATTTCCTCTACTCGCGTTCGTTCCAGTTGATGGTGGAACTGGACGACATGCGGATCATGCGCATCCTCGCCGACACCACCAACACGATCGCCGAAGGCGAAGTGCTGCAGCTGCTGAATATCGGCAACGCCGACGTGGACGAAGCGTCCTACCTGGCCGTGATCGAGCGGAAGACCGCCGTGCTGTTCGCCGCCGCCACCGAACTGGGCGGCGTGCTGGGCGGCCTGCCCGAGAACCAGATCGCGGCCCTGCGCCGCTACGGCATGGAGCTCGGCTATGCGTTCCAGATTGCCGACGACCTGCTCGATTACGTATCCGACGCCGAGACCCTCGGCAAGAACATCGGCGACGACCTCGCCGAGGGCAAGCCGACCCTGCCGCTGATCTATGCCATGCAGTCGGCCGATGCCGAGCAACTGAAATCCCTGCGTCACGCCATCGAGCACGGCGGCCTCGATTCGCTGGACCGCATCGTCGCCGCGATCCGCGATTCGGGCGCGCTCGAGCGCACGCATGATCGTGCGGTATCCCATGCCAACGCCGCGCGAGCGGCGCTGGACGAGATCGCCGCGTCGCCGTTCCGCGATGCGCTCGCCGCCCTGGCCGACTACTCGGTCGAGCGGCGCTTCTGA
- a CDS encoding dienelactone hydrolase family protein → MRRSLLLLSLLALGHIGAASAAMVAKPVQWTDAGVTYKSFLVYDDAVNAKRPGLVMVPNWYGINDMALAKAKDIAGKDYVILLADMYGAGTRPTSEAEAGAAVKPLYADRKIMRARVSRAYAELKAQEKNAPIDPARLAAIGFCFGGSAVLDLARAGADVAAVVSFHGLLATDDPKLASNIHGKVLALNGADDANVPPEQRAAFEAEMRDAKVDWASTDFGGAVHCFTEKEATTTTGNCRYDAKVANRAYAAMRAWLTEAFAKK, encoded by the coding sequence ATGCGTCGTTCGTTACTGCTGCTGTCCTTGCTCGCCCTCGGTCACATCGGCGCGGCGTCCGCGGCGATGGTCGCCAAACCGGTCCAATGGACCGATGCGGGCGTGACCTACAAGAGCTTCCTGGTCTACGACGATGCGGTCAACGCGAAGCGTCCGGGCCTGGTGATGGTGCCCAACTGGTACGGCATCAACGACATGGCTCTTGCGAAAGCCAAGGACATCGCCGGCAAGGACTACGTCATCCTGCTGGCCGACATGTATGGCGCTGGCACGCGCCCGACATCGGAAGCCGAAGCCGGCGCTGCGGTGAAGCCTCTCTACGCGGATCGCAAGATCATGCGTGCACGCGTGTCGCGTGCCTATGCCGAGCTGAAGGCCCAGGAAAAGAACGCCCCGATCGACCCCGCGCGCCTTGCCGCCATCGGCTTCTGTTTCGGCGGCTCCGCCGTGCTCGATCTCGCACGCGCCGGTGCCGACGTCGCCGCCGTGGTCAGCTTCCATGGCTTGCTGGCCACCGATGACCCGAAACTCGCCTCGAACATCCACGGCAAGGTATTGGCCCTGAACGGCGCCGATGATGCCAACGTGCCACCCGAACAGCGTGCGGCGTTCGAAGCGGAAATGCGCGATGCGAAGGTCGACTGGGCCTCCACCGACTTCGGCGGGGCCGTCCATTGCTTCACCGAAAAGGAAGCCACGACGACGACGGGCAATTGCCGTTACGACGCCAAGGTGGCGAACCGCGCCTATGCCGCCATGCGCGCATGGCTGACGGAAGCCTTCGCGAAGAAGTGA
- a CDS encoding peptidylprolyl isomerase, whose translation MKQILAYSLLAAALASVVPTAHAQLMPSAQPAQGGSASGNGSLDRIVAVVEDDIILQSELDEAINAIVKQYAANPAQLPPHDVLARQVLDRLILMKIQVQQASNQNIKVSDQDVDQAAANVAQQNKMSPEQLRAAVEQDGYSYAGFRQQLSDQITAQKLHESVVRDQVNVTDTEVNNMLASPTYKGGEVHLAHIQISTPANGSASDIAAAQTKADETLKAIKGGMDFNAAAIRFSDAPDALDGGDLGWRRLDEVPPAFADAVTGLKPGDNTAALRGPTGFHILKLVETRQPGRQIVTEYHARQILIKPSEIVTPEQAEKKAQDIYTRVVDKKEDFAKIAKDDSKDNTTANNGGDMGWFAQDAWGQAIGAQIASLKDNEVSHPIQTDAGWIVLQRLGTRQSDLTDQLQRDQARQAIGNRKADAAYESYLREQRSSAYVNILVPELKDPDDKQASATPAQ comes from the coding sequence ATGAAGCAGATTCTTGCGTACTCCCTGCTCGCCGCGGCTCTCGCGTCGGTCGTCCCCACCGCTCATGCCCAGCTGATGCCATCGGCCCAGCCGGCGCAGGGCGGCAGCGCGTCCGGCAACGGTTCGCTGGACCGCATTGTTGCGGTCGTCGAGGACGACATCATCCTGCAGAGCGAACTGGACGAGGCGATCAATGCCATCGTCAAGCAGTACGCTGCCAATCCCGCTCAGTTGCCGCCGCACGACGTGCTGGCACGGCAGGTGCTCGATCGCCTCATCCTCATGAAGATCCAGGTCCAGCAGGCCTCGAACCAGAACATCAAGGTCTCCGACCAGGATGTCGACCAGGCCGCTGCCAACGTCGCCCAGCAGAACAAGATGTCACCGGAGCAGCTGCGTGCCGCGGTCGAGCAGGACGGCTACAGCTATGCGGGCTTCCGCCAGCAGCTGTCCGACCAGATCACTGCGCAGAAGCTGCACGAGAGCGTGGTTCGCGACCAGGTCAACGTGACCGATACCGAGGTCAACAACATGCTCGCCAGCCCGACCTACAAGGGCGGCGAAGTGCACCTGGCGCACATCCAGATCAGCACCCCGGCCAACGGCAGCGCGAGTGATATCGCCGCCGCCCAGACCAAGGCCGACGAGACGCTCAAGGCGATCAAGGGCGGCATGGACTTCAACGCCGCGGCTATTCGCTTCTCCGACGCGCCCGACGCCCTCGATGGCGGTGACCTCGGCTGGCGCCGGCTCGACGAAGTGCCGCCGGCCTTCGCCGACGCGGTCACCGGCCTCAAGCCCGGCGACAACACCGCCGCGCTGCGCGGCCCGACCGGCTTTCACATCCTGAAGCTGGTCGAGACCCGCCAGCCGGGCCGACAGATCGTCACCGAGTATCACGCCCGTCAGATCCTGATCAAACCGTCGGAAATCGTGACGCCGGAACAGGCTGAGAAGAAGGCGCAGGACATCTACACCCGGGTGGTCGACAAGAAGGAAGACTTCGCCAAGATCGCGAAGGACGACTCCAAGGACAACACCACCGCGAACAACGGCGGTGACATGGGCTGGTTCGCCCAGGACGCCTGGGGCCAGGCCATCGGCGCCCAGATCGCCAGCCTGAAGGACAACGAGGTCTCGCACCCGATTCAGACCGATGCCGGCTGGATCGTCCTCCAGCGTCTGGGCACGCGTCAGAGCGACCTGACCGATCAGTTGCAGCGTGACCAGGCTCGCCAGGCCATCGGCAATCGCAAGGCCGACGCGGCTTACGAGAGCTACCTCCGCGAGCAGCGCTCCTCGGCCTACGTGAATATCCTCGTCCCGGAACTCAAGGATCCGGACGACAAGCAGGCTTCGGCCACGCCCGCCCAGTAA
- a CDS encoding fimbrial biogenesis chaperone, protein MSLALVYVAMAGETKAGVVIGGTRVVFPGASRDIAVRIENKGQEPALVQAWIDDGDARSTPENAHAPFAITPPVFRIDPGRGHALRIVHVGEHPPTDREVLYWLNVLEIPPSPEEGAAANTLQFAFRHRLKLLHRPSGLSMAPADAPGLLTWSVERVGALFQLRVVNPSPYVISFNEVAIAASGTSSKTVSLGGGMAVAKGQTSWPLPKGMSPTAAVTFTTINDYGAVIPSAAKVTPAAVVDD, encoded by the coding sequence ATGAGCCTTGCCTTGGTCTATGTCGCCATGGCCGGCGAGACGAAGGCGGGCGTCGTCATCGGCGGCACGCGAGTCGTGTTTCCGGGCGCCAGTCGCGACATTGCTGTGCGAATCGAGAACAAGGGCCAGGAGCCTGCACTCGTCCAGGCGTGGATCGACGATGGCGACGCTCGATCCACGCCGGAGAACGCGCATGCACCGTTCGCCATCACGCCGCCGGTATTCCGCATCGACCCGGGGCGCGGACACGCCTTGCGCATCGTCCATGTCGGTGAGCATCCGCCAACGGATCGTGAGGTGTTGTACTGGCTCAACGTGCTCGAAATTCCCCCGAGTCCGGAAGAAGGGGCGGCGGCCAACACGCTGCAGTTCGCCTTCCGGCACCGGCTCAAGCTCTTGCATCGGCCGTCTGGACTTTCCATGGCGCCCGCTGATGCACCGGGTCTGCTGACGTGGTCGGTCGAGCGGGTCGGTGCGCTGTTCCAGCTGCGTGTCGTCAATCCCTCGCCCTATGTCATCTCGTTCAACGAGGTTGCGATCGCCGCCAGCGGTACCTCGAGTAAGACCGTCTCGCTCGGTGGTGGCATGGCCGTAGCGAAGGGCCAGACATCATGGCCGCTGCCAAAGGGCATGTCGCCGACAGCCGCGGTGACGTTTACCACGATCAACGACTACGGCGCGGTCATTCCCTCGGCGGCAAAGGTCACCCCTGCCGCGGTGGTCGATGACTGA